CTTACTGCAGATTCTTTAAATTCTGCAGTATAACTCCTGCGTCTCGATGTCATTTTGCACCTCTCTCTTATTTGTATAATAGGTGCTTAATTTTTTGTCCATTATTTTTGTACCACATCAAAAGAAGATAAAAATAGCAACAATAAGCTTTGTTATTCTAATTTTTTTAGGCATTGGTGTGTATACAACAGACTTGCTTTTCTTCAAGGAGACAAGAGTTTTTAACAATAGTAAAAGTGATATTGCAAGCTTAAAAAATTTTATTAAAGAATATCCTGACAGCAAATATATTACTCAAGCTAAAATTTTAATACATGATAAAACATACTCTAAAATGAGCCAAGATGTTGAAAGTTTAAAGAGCTTCATTGAAAAATATCCTGACAGCAGACACATTGATGAAGCTAAAATTTTACTTGATGATAAAATATATGAAAAAATGGGAAGTAATATTGAAAGTTTAAAGAGCTTCATTGAAAAATATCCTGATAGCAGGCACATTGATGAAGCTAAAGCAAGGTACAAGAAAGCTGTTGATAAAAACATATCAATAGCTGGACTCCACATGGTTTATGTGCTTGGCGGCTGCTACCAGATGGGCGATATATTTGGCGATGGTGGTGAGGATGATGAAAAGCCTGTACACGAGGTGTGTATTGATGATTTTTATATAGGTAAGTATGAAGTAACTCAGGGGCAGTGGGAAAAAATTATGGGATACAATCCTTCTTTTTTTGATGATGGAGACAGATATCCTGTGGAAAATGTTAGCTGGAATGGTGTTCAGGGTTTTATAGAAGAGCTGAACTCCCAAAGTGGTAAAAACTTTCGTTTGCCTACAGAAGCAGAATGGGAGTATGCGGCCCGGAGTGGAGGTAAAAGACAAAAATATGCCGGTGGTAATAATGTAGATGCAGTGGCCTGGTATGATGACAATTCAGGTGACAGGCCACACCCTGTAGGTCAAAAGGAACCTAATGACCTTGGGATATATGATATGAGCGGTAATGTATGGGAGTGGGTGAGCGACTGGTATGAAGATGATTATTATGCACAGAGTCCCCGTAATAATCCTACAGGTCCCTCATCTTCAAGTTACTCTTTACGAGTGCTGCGTGGCGGCGATTATTCTATACATTTTGAACAAGCTGAAGTAGTGCGATCAACTTCTCGATCAGCGGGGGATCCTTATGATAAGTATATGTTTCATGGTTTCCGCCTTGCTCTCCCCGCTAAATAGAGATAAGGCGCATCTGTTATTGAGGAAAAAAGTCATACAGCAACAATATTATTTATGTTAGGTTTATAAGAAGTTTTTATGTATACCTTTGAAGAATGGTCGGAGTTGATAGATATTGATCCGGAGATTATCATAGAAGCACCGTATAATGTCAAGAATAACAAGGGTATCATTGAACAGGTCATCTATGAAAAGCCTCAGCTGTTTAAATATGCTTCACAAAGACTCAAAAACATTGATGATCTGGTAATGTTTGCTGTCGAAGAATATCCAGCAAATATTTTTGAGGCGAATTCAAAATTTTTGAGAAATACGAAAGTACTTCACAGTGCTCTTTCAAATCAGTTTTCCCTTCTTCCACAAATTCTTGAAAAAACAAATATTGCTGAGTGGTCTCAAGATAGATTCCCTTGTATCACTATAAAAATCAACAACCGAGATATTCATAAACACCTGCAAGTTGTGCTATCTGAATTAAAAATTTTCATTTCGGATGATTTCATGGAAAGCGGAATTTTGGTGATTGAAAAAGACAATGATAAAGTTCAATTTTTAAAAAAACATCTGCCAAAATCATCCGGCAAAAAATTGAAGATCTATACTGTTGAAATGTTTCTGGCATCACTCATCGGAGAAACGGACATTTATGACTTTGGTCAGAAATATTTAGATTGTTGTGTAAAGGATTCCATTGCTTTTGAATTAATTTTTAAGATGAAGTTCAAATGGCCGTCAATTAATATTGACGATGAATCTAAAGAAAAAGATTATAATCCCTCCGAAGAAAGTTTGCTTAGTCTAAACGGTTATCATGTAGGCAAAAATGGAGTGCCTTTTGAGAAAAGAAAAGAAATTCTAAAAAAAACCTATAATATGGTTGCACCGGAAGAATTTCATTTTTGGGGTCAGCCCAAGTCCTCAAAGCGCTTATATTGGATGGCAAAAACCATCAGTGAATGTATCAAAAAAGCTAAAGGCAAAGTTCGTAAAAATCAGGGGGATTTTTCAGTATCAATCGAAGACTGGACTAATGACAGAGCATGGTTAAAGAAAACCTATTATGATACAAATAGATCTTTCCGCTTTGATGACGAAGACATCTGGTGATTACCGCCTACACCCGATATTTTGCAAATGGTATCTATCAGTTATGGCTTCACTGAAAATTGCAAATAAAAAGATGGAAGATTTTTTATCTTTTCTTCAGCAATTTTGGATAAAAATTATTGCGAAAGTGAAATCATAGATGGTATTCCTGTTATTAAAAAAAGTTTACTCGTGGCATAAGTCTGTGAAAAATGGGGTGATTTCAGAAATTTTTATTGATTGACAGCAAATTTTTATCACTATATCTTTTAACTAACAATTTTAGAATTCTTTTAACATATTTAAACATTTCAAAAGAATAAGCGGATGAAAAGGTAATATAATAATGAGTGTACCCGAAAAACCAAAAATTTATCACATACTTCATATAGATAAGTTATCTTCAGTTATCAAAGATGGTTATTTAAGGTGTGATAAAAAAATATCTCAAAGTCCTATTATAGGTACTAATATAGGCTTGAATAGTATAAAAGAGCGTCGGCGAAAACTAAAGTTAAAAAGTCATGAAGATCTTCACGTTGGCGATTGTGTTCCATTTTATTTTTGTCCACGTTCAGTGATGCTTTACTTAGTTTACAAAGGTGATAATCCAGAGCTTAATTATAATAACGGTCAAGATTATATAATTCATTTACAAGCTGACTTAAAAAGGACAGTCGAATGGGCAGAGGAAAACAATAAACGATGGGCTTATACAACAACAAACGCAGGCTCATTTTTTTTCGAAGATATGAACGACTTAAATAAACTTTCTAAAATTGACTGGGAAGCTATAGAATCCAGATATTGGCAAAATTGTAAAGAAACCAAGCAAGCAGAATTTTTAATAGAAGATTGTTTTCCTTTTTGTCTGGTTGAATGTATTGGAGTTTACTCACTTCAGATTTATCAAGAAATATTAGAAATATTACCTGCTGAAATGCAAGAAACCTTGCTTACAATAAAAGAAGAATGGTATTATTAAGAAAGAGAGGATAGCCATGATTGAATATAAACAAGGTAACATTTTAGAGGAGCAAACTGATGCATTAGTTAATACTGTAAATTGTGTTGGTGTAATGGGTAGAGGTATAGCTTACCAGTTCAAAAAGAGCTTCCCTGAAAATTTTAAAGCTTATGTTGATGCTTGTAAACATGGTAAAGTCCAGCCTGGTCAGATGTTTGTATTTAAAACTAACTTTATTACTAAACCTAAATATATTATAAATTTCCCCACTAAAAGACACTGGAAAGGGAAAAGTCGTATTGAAGATATCGAAAAGGGAATTGATTCACTTGTAGAAACCATCAATAAATATAACATAAGTTCAATTGCTTTACCTCCATTGGGAAGTGGATTAGGAGGGCTTGAGTGGCAAGATGTTAAACAGCTTATTGAAAAAAAGTTGTCTAAATTAACAGATATCAGTATCATAATTTATGAACCAGCAAAAGAGTCTAAAATAAATAAAAAATTACATTCTAAAAAGTTACCTAATATGACTGCCGGACGTGCTGCATTAATAGGATTAATAGATAGATATCAAAAAGGTTTACTCGATCCATTAATGACTTTAATTGAGTTACACAAGCTATTATACCTTATGCAAGAAGCTGGAGAACAACTCAAACTCAAATACCAGGCAGCTCATTATGGCCCTTATGCTGAAAATTTACGCCACGTTTTAAAAGCAATTGAAGGGTACTATATTTTTGGATATGGAGATGGGGGAGATAATCCAAACAAGCAACTTAAATTAGTTCCCGGTTCTGTAGAAGATGCTAAGAATTTCTTAAACGAATGTCCTAACACACGAAAAAATTTTGAGAAAGTTGCTAACTTGATTGAAGGTTTTGAATCCTCTTATGGATTGGAATTACTTACGACAGTACACTGGATAATAATAAAAGAAAAGCCTAACTCTTTTGACAAATTGGTTGAGATTTTTTATAGTTGGAATAATCATAAAAAGCAATTCACAATTCGACAAATTGAAATAGCAGTAAATATTTTATGCGAAAAGGGCTGGGTCAATCATCATCAAATTAGCAAAGTTCAAGAAGACAATGGCAAACAAAAATTAAGATGATAGCAATATTATCTTGGAAATACAGTACCGTCATCAAATGCAAATAT
The nucleotide sequence above comes from Flexistipes sp.. Encoded proteins:
- the darT gene encoding type II toxin-antitoxin system toxin DNA ADP-ribosyl transferase DarT — its product is MSVPEKPKIYHILHIDKLSSVIKDGYLRCDKKISQSPIIGTNIGLNSIKERRRKLKLKSHEDLHVGDCVPFYFCPRSVMLYLVYKGDNPELNYNNGQDYIIHLQADLKRTVEWAEENNKRWAYTTTNAGSFFFEDMNDLNKLSKIDWEAIESRYWQNCKETKQAEFLIEDCFPFCLVECIGVYSLQIYQEILEILPAEMQETLLTIKEEWYY
- a CDS encoding SUMF1/EgtB/PvdO family nonheme iron enzyme, with amino-acid sequence MSQDVESLKSFIEKYPDSRHIDEAKILLDDKIYEKMGSNIESLKSFIEKYPDSRHIDEAKARYKKAVDKNISIAGLHMVYVLGGCYQMGDIFGDGGEDDEKPVHEVCIDDFYIGKYEVTQGQWEKIMGYNPSFFDDGDRYPVENVSWNGVQGFIEELNSQSGKNFRLPTEAEWEYAARSGGKRQKYAGGNNVDAVAWYDDNSGDRPHPVGQKEPNDLGIYDMSGNVWEWVSDWYEDDYYAQSPRNNPTGPSSSSYSLRVLRGGDYSIHFEQAEVVRSTSRSAGDPYDKYMFHGFRLALPAK
- the darG gene encoding type II toxin-antitoxin system antitoxin DNA ADP-ribosyl glycohydrolase DarG, with product MIEYKQGNILEEQTDALVNTVNCVGVMGRGIAYQFKKSFPENFKAYVDACKHGKVQPGQMFVFKTNFITKPKYIINFPTKRHWKGKSRIEDIEKGIDSLVETINKYNISSIALPPLGSGLGGLEWQDVKQLIEKKLSKLTDISIIIYEPAKESKINKKLHSKKLPNMTAGRAALIGLIDRYQKGLLDPLMTLIELHKLLYLMQEAGEQLKLKYQAAHYGPYAENLRHVLKAIEGYYIFGYGDGGDNPNKQLKLVPGSVEDAKNFLNECPNTRKNFEKVANLIEGFESSYGLELLTTVHWIIIKEKPNSFDKLVEIFYSWNNHKKQFTIRQIEIAVNILCEKGWVNHHQISKVQEDNGKQKLR